One Campylobacter concisus DNA window includes the following coding sequences:
- the atpG gene encoding ATP synthase F1 subunit gamma produces MSNLKDIKRKIKSVQNTQKTTRAMKLVSTAKLRKAEEAARYSRVYALKINEVLSEIAYKINQYASVMTESKFFNTTKSVEKVDIIFVTADKGLCGGFNVQTIKTVRRMIDELKAKKIKVRLRAVGKKGIEFFNFQGVELLETYVGASSSPTYEKAQKIIKDAIDDFTNGITDKVVLIHNGYKNMISQEIRVNDIVPIEPSKIVAVETNSLMEFEPEDNYTKIMDELLNKYFEYSMYYALVDSLAAEHSARMQAMDNATNNAKQRVKQLNLAYNKARQESITTELIEIISGVESMK; encoded by the coding sequence ATGTCAAATTTAAAAGATATAAAACGAAAGATCAAGAGCGTCCAGAACACTCAAAAGACGACGCGTGCGATGAAGCTTGTCTCAACAGCAAAGCTTCGCAAAGCTGAAGAGGCTGCACGCTACTCTAGAGTCTACGCACTTAAGATCAATGAGGTTTTATCGGAGATAGCTTATAAGATCAATCAATACGCTTCAGTTATGACTGAGAGTAAATTTTTTAACACAACAAAGAGTGTAGAAAAGGTTGATATTATATTTGTTACCGCTGATAAAGGGCTTTGCGGTGGCTTTAATGTCCAGACCATAAAGACAGTTAGGCGCATGATCGATGAGCTAAAAGCCAAAAAGATCAAAGTTAGACTAAGAGCTGTTGGTAAAAAAGGCATTGAATTTTTCAATTTCCAAGGCGTTGAACTACTTGAGACTTATGTTGGAGCTAGCTCTTCTCCTACATATGAAAAAGCTCAAAAGATCATAAAAGATGCCATTGATGACTTTACAAATGGTATAACAGATAAGGTTGTGCTAATACACAATGGCTATAAAAATATGATTTCTCAAGAGATTAGAGTAAATGATATTGTGCCTATTGAGCCGTCTAAGATAGTTGCGGTTGAGACAAATTCTTTGATGGAATTTGAGCCAGAGGACAACTATACTAAGATTATGGATGAATTGCTTAATAAATATTTTGAGTATAGTATGTATTATGCTTTAGTTGACTCTTTAGCGGCTGAGCACAGCGCTAGAATGCAAGCTATGGATAATGCAACAAACAATGCTAAACAACGCGTCAAACAGTTAAATCTTGCTTACAACAAAGCAAGACAAGAGTCTATTACCACTGAGCTTATCGAGATCATCAGTGGTGTTGAATCAATGAAATAA
- a CDS encoding ParA family protein, with the protein MSEIITIANQKGGVGKTTTAVNLAASLAVAEKKVLLIDIDPQANATTGLGFSRSDYEFNIYHVLTDRKKLSQIVLKTEIPTLFLAPSNIGLVGIEQEFNDQSKDYKLILKNKISEVVDDYDFIIIDSPPALGSITINALSASDSVIIPIQCEFYALEGLAQILNTVKIIKKTINPKLNIKGFLPTMFSSQNNLSKETIANLKQHFENKLFKSKDGKEEFVVVPRNVKLAESPSFGKPVILYDIKSPGSIAYQNLAYCILN; encoded by the coding sequence ATGAGCGAGATAATAACAATAGCTAATCAAAAAGGCGGCGTTGGCAAGACCACAACGGCCGTAAATTTAGCCGCATCACTGGCGGTTGCTGAGAAAAAAGTATTATTAATAGACATCGATCCACAGGCAAACGCGACGACTGGACTTGGTTTTAGCAGAAGCGACTATGAGTTTAACATCTATCACGTCTTAACAGATAGGAAAAAACTCTCACAAATCGTGCTAAAAACTGAGATCCCAACGCTTTTTCTAGCTCCGTCAAACATCGGACTTGTCGGCATCGAGCAAGAATTTAACGATCAAAGCAAAGACTATAAACTAATCCTTAAAAACAAAATTTCAGAAGTTGTAGACGACTATGATTTTATCATCATCGATAGTCCTCCAGCGCTTGGAAGCATCACGATAAATGCTCTTAGTGCAAGCGATAGCGTGATCATCCCGATCCAGTGCGAATTTTACGCACTTGAGGGCTTGGCGCAGATCCTAAACACAGTTAAGATCATCAAAAAAACGATAAATCCAAAGCTAAATATAAAGGGCTTTTTACCGACTATGTTTAGCTCGCAAAATAATCTCTCAAAAGAGACTATTGCAAATTTAAAGCAGCATTTTGAAAACAAGCTCTTTAAAAGCAAGGACGGCAAAGAGGAATTTGTAGTCGTTCCAAGAAATGTAAAACTTGCTGAAAGCCCAAGTTTTGGTAAGCCGGTGATACTTTATGATATAAAATCACCAGGCTCGATCGCATATCAAAATTTGGCATATTGTATTTTAAACTAA
- a CDS encoding FoF1 ATP synthase subunit B': MLEIDVPLMLLTAIVLFVLIAILNPLLYKPMLKFIDDRNASIKNDEESTSKNASDLSVHEKEIEEIIQNARSEANKIRQEALNLAKEESLKEINAIKSSLEADYNEFLNALSSQKDSLKADLSAKLPELRAALNAKLSKI, translated from the coding sequence ATGTTAGAAATAGATGTGCCATTGATGCTTTTAACGGCTATCGTTCTCTTTGTCTTGATCGCCATTTTAAATCCTTTGCTATACAAGCCAATGCTTAAATTTATAGACGACAGAAATGCCTCTATAAAAAATGACGAAGAGAGCACTAGCAAAAATGCAAGCGACTTAAGCGTTCATGAAAAAGAGATCGAAGAGATCATACAAAATGCAAGATCTGAGGCTAACAAAATAAGACAAGAGGCCTTAAATTTGGCAAAAGAAGAGTCTTTAAAAGAGATAAATGCAATAAAAAGTAGTTTAGAGGCTGATTATAATGAGTTTTTAAACGCTTTAAGCTCTCAAAAAGATAGCCTAAAGGCAGATCTATCAGCTAAACTACCTGAGCTTAGAGCAGCTTTAAACGCTAAGCTCTCTAAAATTTAA
- the thiD gene encoding bifunctional hydroxymethylpyrimidine kinase/phosphomethylpyrimidine kinase — protein MKNALSIAGVDPSGGAGVLADIKVFIAHGVYAMGAITAVTAQNTKGIFGMQLVEPKLIEDQIKAIFDDIRVDVIKIGVVPSVEIIKSVAKTLREIKNLPPVVLDPVMSCKNGDIWLEGAAKDAIVEELFPLASVITPNIFEAREILKRELKGESELKEACKELLKFGTKSVYLKCGEIEGKSLDIFYDGKEYEIFSDERIKTTATHGSGCSLSSAIASNLANGHSLKESVKNAHDYIFNAIKNAVIIGGGQNPVNHFYKFKV, from the coding sequence ATGAAAAATGCGTTAAGTATAGCAGGGGTTGATCCAAGTGGCGGAGCTGGAGTTTTAGCTGATATAAAGGTATTTATAGCACACGGCGTATATGCGATGGGAGCGATCACAGCGGTCACTGCTCAAAATACAAAGGGCATATTTGGCATGCAGTTAGTTGAGCCAAAGCTCATCGAGGATCAGATCAAGGCGATATTTGATGATATAAGAGTTGATGTGATAAAAATAGGCGTTGTCCCAAGCGTTGAGATCATCAAAAGCGTCGCAAAAACGTTAAGAGAGATCAAAAATTTACCACCAGTCGTGCTTGATCCTGTAATGAGCTGTAAAAATGGCGACATCTGGCTAGAAGGCGCTGCAAAAGACGCGATCGTGGAGGAGCTTTTTCCGCTTGCAAGCGTGATCACGCCAAATATTTTTGAAGCGCGCGAAATTTTAAAGCGTGAGCTAAAGGGCGAGAGCGAGCTAAAAGAGGCTTGCAAGGAGCTTTTGAAATTTGGCACAAAGAGCGTCTATCTAAAGTGTGGCGAGATAGAAGGCAAGTCGCTTGATATATTTTATGATGGCAAGGAATATGAAATTTTTAGTGATGAGCGCATAAAAACGACTGCGACACATGGCTCAGGCTGCTCGCTATCAAGCGCGATCGCTTCAAATTTAGCAAATGGACATAGTCTAAAAGAGAGCGTGAAAAATGCGCATGATTATATCTTTAACGCTATTAAAAACGCGGTTATCATCGGTGGTGGACAAAATCCGGTAAATCACTTCTATAAATTTAAGGTGTGA
- a CDS encoding F0F1 ATP synthase subunit B: MKIKILFFLALPFLAYASEHGGTNYDIVERTLNFLLFFAILVYFAAKPLKALYQSRIDRIANKLESIQEKLRESKAKKDDVLKRVEEAKQNANALIETAKKEAVNLAAKVKKEAQNDIANIEKGYKEQKEFEERKMTKGVVNEILSDIFSSDSLKVDQKELVNIILKKVS, encoded by the coding sequence ATGAAGATAAAAATTTTATTTTTTCTAGCACTTCCATTTCTAGCATACGCTAGCGAGCATGGTGGAACAAACTACGACATAGTCGAGAGAACGCTAAACTTCTTACTTTTCTTTGCTATTTTGGTCTATTTTGCTGCTAAGCCACTAAAAGCTCTTTATCAAAGCAGGATCGATAGGATCGCAAATAAGCTTGAGAGTATCCAAGAGAAGCTTCGTGAGTCAAAAGCTAAAAAAGATGACGTTTTAAAGCGTGTAGAAGAGGCTAAGCAAAATGCAAATGCTCTAATCGAAACTGCGAAAAAAGAGGCTGTAAATTTAGCTGCTAAAGTTAAAAAAGAGGCTCAAAACGATATCGCAAATATCGAAAAAGGCTATAAAGAGCAAAAAGAATTTGAAGAGCGCAAGATGACAAAAGGCGTTGTAAATGAAATTTTGAGCGACATTTTCTCAAGTGATAGCCTAAAAGTCGATCAAAAAGAGCTTGTAAATATCATACTTAAAAAGGTTAGCTAA
- a CDS encoding ParB/RepB/Spo0J family partition protein, translated as MAKKGGLGRGLSAILEDVEQAYSKEIANLNDSEIVEEISIDEILPNPYQPRTHFDEEALKELSASIKRHGLIQPIIVIKKDDGYMLIAGERRYRATKMLGASKIKAIIADIKSQNLRELALIENIQRENLNPIELAKSYKELINEYKITQDGLANIIHKSRTQITNTMRLLLLSDYTQRLLQEDKLTQGHAKVIVGLSSEEERMVVDTIIGQKLSVRDTEILVKKIKNKEEVKEPKPQISEEMSKKLSNLQEIFKNLKIKTKVKSKNLILEFSDISQVEEFIDKLK; from the coding sequence ATGGCGAAAAAAGGTGGATTAGGGCGCGGACTTAGCGCGATACTTGAAGATGTAGAGCAGGCCTACAGCAAAGAGATCGCAAATTTAAACGACTCTGAGATAGTCGAAGAGATAAGTATAGATGAAATTTTACCAAACCCTTACCAGCCAAGGACGCATTTTGACGAAGAGGCCTTAAAAGAGCTAAGTGCCAGCATCAAAAGGCACGGTCTCATACAACCAATAATCGTCATCAAAAAGGATGACGGCTATATGCTAATAGCTGGTGAGCGTAGATACCGTGCTACAAAGATGCTTGGAGCAAGCAAGATAAAGGCGATCATCGCTGATATCAAGTCTCAAAATTTAAGAGAGCTTGCGCTTATTGAAAACATACAACGTGAAAATTTAAATCCAATCGAACTCGCAAAGTCATATAAAGAGCTCATAAACGAGTATAAGATCACACAAGATGGCTTAGCAAACATCATCCATAAGAGTAGAACTCAGATAACAAATACAATGAGGCTCTTGCTACTTAGCGACTACACGCAAAGACTTTTGCAAGAAGACAAGCTCACGCAAGGTCATGCTAAAGTTATCGTAGGACTTAGTAGTGAAGAAGAAAGAATGGTCGTCGATACGATCATCGGACAAAAGCTAAGCGTTAGAGATACAGAAATCTTAGTAAAAAAGATAAAAAATAAAGAAGAAGTAAAAGAGCCAAAGCCTCAAATTTCAGAGGAGATGAGCAAAAAGTTATCAAATTTACAAGAAATTTTTAAAAATTTAAAGATAAAGACGAAGGTAAAATCTAAAAATTTAATATTAGAATTTAGCGATATTTCACAGGTAGAAGAATTTATCGATAAGCTAAAATAG
- a CDS encoding F0F1 ATP synthase subunit delta, which produces MNEVVAKKYVKAILSDVKSNELNAFVENLSELAAAFTSDKFKSIISLPTLKASQKVEFVLSLVKNQDTKFANFIKLLGANKRLELIPAILDEMKIEQSLLENTYRGEVVGNFDLSAEQLKALEENFSKKFNSKIKLDGSNSDYNGVKVELDDLGVEVNFSIDRLKSQMSEYILKAI; this is translated from the coding sequence ATGAATGAAGTAGTAGCTAAAAAATACGTAAAAGCGATCTTAAGCGACGTAAAGTCCAATGAGCTTAATGCATTTGTTGAAAATTTATCAGAGCTAGCTGCTGCTTTTACTAGCGATAAATTTAAAAGCATTATAAGTTTGCCAACACTAAAGGCTTCACAAAAGGTTGAATTTGTACTATCTTTGGTTAAAAATCAAGATACTAAATTTGCAAATTTTATAAAGCTTCTTGGTGCAAACAAAAGGCTAGAGCTTATACCTGCGATACTAGATGAGATGAAGATAGAGCAATCTTTACTTGAAAATACATATCGCGGCGAGGTTGTTGGAAATTTTGATCTAAGCGCTGAGCAGCTAAAAGCTTTAGAAGAGAATTTCTCTAAGAAATTTAACTCTAAGATTAAGCTTGATGGCTCAAATAGCGATTACAACGGTGTAAAAGTTGAGTTAGACGATTTAGGTGTCGAGGTAAATTTCTCTATCGACAGACTAAAAAGTCAAATGAGTGAATATATATTAAAAGCAATTTAA
- the fmt gene encoding methionyl-tRNA formyltransferase, with protein MNVVFMGTPDYAVRILRHLKEAGFNIKAVFTQPDKPVGRKQILTPSEVKIYAQNELSGVPVFTPNTLKDEAVVAELKAFEPKFIVVAAYGKILPGSVLDVATCINLHASILPKYRGASPIQSAILAGEKQTGVTAMLMDAGLDTGDMLDFIYTPCESKMSSELFSELGELGGELIVKVLKNFENLKPQKQDESKASHCKKISKSDGLFSFDEEAGQIYNKFRALTPWPGLYLASGLKILSLELSDKSGKSGEILSVEKDHVVVACKGGAVKIYELQEPSKKPTNAKAYINGKRLSVGDELK; from the coding sequence ATGAATGTAGTTTTTATGGGGACGCCTGATTATGCTGTTAGGATACTTAGGCACCTAAAAGAGGCTGGATTTAATATAAAAGCGGTCTTTACCCAGCCTGATAAGCCAGTTGGCAGAAAGCAAATTTTAACCCCAAGTGAGGTTAAAATTTATGCGCAAAATGAGCTTTCAGGCGTGCCAGTCTTTACACCAAATACGCTAAAAGATGAGGCGGTGGTTGCCGAGCTAAAGGCATTTGAGCCTAAATTTATCGTAGTGGCAGCTTATGGCAAAATTTTGCCTGGGAGCGTGCTTGACGTGGCGACTTGTATAAATTTACACGCTTCAATCTTGCCAAAATATAGAGGGGCAAGCCCCATTCAAAGCGCGATCCTAGCAGGTGAGAAACAAACTGGCGTCACAGCTATGCTAATGGACGCTGGGCTTGACACTGGCGATATGCTAGACTTCATCTACACGCCTTGCGAGAGCAAGATGTCGAGCGAGCTTTTTAGTGAGCTAGGCGAGCTTGGCGGTGAGCTAATCGTAAAAGTGCTTAAGAATTTTGAAAATTTAAAGCCACAAAAGCAAGATGAGAGCAAAGCCTCGCACTGCAAAAAGATAAGTAAAAGCGACGGACTTTTTAGCTTTGATGAAGAGGCGGGACAAATTTATAATAAATTTCGTGCATTAACACCTTGGCCAGGGCTTTATCTGGCAAGCGGGCTAAAAATTTTATCGCTTGAGCTAAGCGACAAAAGTGGCAAAAGCGGAGAAATTTTAAGTGTAGAAAAGGACCACGTTGTGGTTGCTTGCAAGGGTGGGGCGGTCAAAATTTATGAGCTTCAAGAGCCAAGTAAAAAGCCAACAAACGCAAAAGCATATATAAATGGTAAGCGCCTTAGTGTTGGCGATGAATTAAAATAA
- a CDS encoding MotA/TolQ/ExbB proton channel family protein: MGGIDIFLNYIQRSSFITIIVLTWLSIYFIVSFTILFSRMAGIGAWQKREQNALEALLMGAKNIPNDSSLKKCASGRISKEKLNVCISIAEKNATSGLTWLSVIASTSPFIGLFGTVVSILETFSQLGNGAGSSLGVIAPAISEALVATGCGIFVAIPAYTFNLLIKRKAYELMSVIERQADVMIALKKDDETL, from the coding sequence GTGGGCGGAATAGATATATTTTTAAATTACATTCAAAGAAGTAGCTTTATTACAATTATAGTTTTAACTTGGTTGTCAATATATTTTATAGTTAGTTTTACAATTCTTTTTTCAAGAATGGCTGGCATAGGAGCTTGGCAAAAACGCGAGCAAAATGCGCTAGAAGCACTACTTATGGGCGCTAAAAATATACCAAATGACTCATCTTTAAAGAAGTGTGCAAGTGGTAGAATTTCGAAAGAAAAGCTAAATGTTTGCATAAGCATTGCCGAAAAAAATGCTACAAGTGGGCTTACATGGCTTAGTGTAATAGCTTCTACTTCTCCATTTATCGGTCTTTTTGGAACAGTTGTATCTATCTTGGAGACATTTTCACAGCTAGGAAATGGTGCAGGTTCATCTCTTGGAGTTATAGCCCCAGCTATTTCAGAAGCGCTTGTTGCGACAGGTTGTGGAATTTTTGTTGCGATCCCAGCATATACATTTAACTTGCTTATAAAAAGAAAAGCTTACGAATTAATGAGCGTTATCGAGCGTCAAGCTGACGTTATGATAGCACTTAAAAAAGATGACGAGACGTTATAG
- the atpA gene encoding F0F1 ATP synthase subunit alpha: protein MSAKIKADEISTIIKERIENFDLSVDVEETGKVISVADGVANVYGLKNVMAGEMVEFESGEKGMALNLEESSVGIVILGKTSGITEGSSVKRLKKLLRVPVGDALIGRVVNSLGEPIDAKGPIEATESRFVEEKAKGIMARKSVHEPLQTGIKAIDALVPIGRGQRELIIGDRQTGKTTVAIDTIINQKGQDVVCIYVAIGQKQSTVAQVVKKLEEYGAMDYTIVVNAGASDAAALQYLAPYAGVTMGEYFRDNSRHALIIYDDLSKHAVAYREMSLILRRPPGREAYPGDVFYLHSRLLERASKLNDALGAGSLTALPIIETQAGDVSAYIPTNVISITDGQIFLESDLFNSGIRPAINVGLSVSRVGGAAQIKAIKQVSGTLRLDLAQYRELQAFAQFASDLDESSRKQLERGQKMVEVLKQPPYSPLPVENQVVIIFAGAKGYLDDVATTNVTKFEAELYPYIEAKYPEIFEQIRTKKVLDKEVEEILHKALKDFKATFAAN from the coding sequence GTGAGTGCAAAAATTAAAGCTGACGAAATTAGCACGATAATCAAAGAGCGTATTGAAAATTTTGATTTAAGTGTTGATGTAGAAGAGACCGGTAAAGTCATCTCAGTCGCTGATGGCGTTGCTAACGTTTATGGTTTGAAAAACGTTATGGCTGGTGAGATGGTAGAGTTTGAAAGCGGCGAAAAGGGCATGGCTCTTAACCTTGAAGAGAGCAGTGTTGGTATAGTTATCCTTGGGAAAACTAGCGGTATCACAGAAGGAAGCTCTGTAAAAAGACTAAAAAAACTTCTACGCGTTCCAGTTGGCGACGCATTGATCGGCCGTGTTGTAAATTCACTCGGTGAGCCAATCGACGCAAAAGGTCCAATCGAAGCTACTGAATCTCGCTTTGTTGAAGAAAAAGCAAAAGGTATCATGGCTAGAAAGAGCGTTCATGAGCCACTTCAAACAGGTATCAAAGCGATCGATGCACTTGTGCCAATCGGTAGAGGCCAAAGAGAGCTAATCATCGGCGACCGCCAAACTGGTAAAACAACAGTTGCTATCGATACTATCATCAACCAAAAAGGTCAAGATGTTGTTTGTATCTACGTAGCTATCGGTCAAAAACAATCAACCGTTGCTCAAGTCGTTAAAAAACTTGAAGAATATGGCGCTATGGACTACACGATAGTTGTAAATGCTGGTGCTAGTGACGCAGCTGCGCTTCAATACCTTGCACCATACGCTGGCGTAACAATGGGTGAATACTTTAGAGACAACTCTCGCCACGCGTTAATCATCTATGATGACTTGTCAAAACATGCGGTTGCTTACCGTGAGATGTCTTTGATCTTAAGAAGACCACCAGGTCGTGAAGCTTACCCAGGTGACGTTTTCTACCTTCACTCAAGACTTCTAGAAAGAGCAAGTAAGCTAAATGACGCGCTAGGTGCCGGATCTTTAACAGCTCTACCTATTATCGAGACACAAGCAGGCGACGTTTCAGCTTATATTCCAACAAACGTTATTTCTATTACAGATGGTCAAATTTTCCTTGAGAGCGACCTATTTAACTCAGGTATCCGCCCAGCGATCAACGTTGGTCTTTCTGTATCTCGTGTCGGTGGTGCAGCTCAGATCAAAGCTATCAAGCAAGTTTCTGGTACGTTAAGACTAGACCTTGCTCAGTACCGCGAACTACAAGCTTTTGCTCAGTTTGCAAGCGATCTTGACGAGAGCTCAAGAAAACAACTAGAGCGCGGACAAAAGATGGTTGAAGTACTAAAACAACCTCCATATTCTCCGCTTCCAGTTGAGAATCAAGTAGTTATTATATTTGCTGGTGCTAAGGGCTATTTAGATGACGTTGCAACTACAAATGTAACAAAATTTGAAGCTGAGCTATATCCATATATCGAGGCAAAATACCCTGAAATTTTTGAGCAGATCAGAACTAAAAAGGTTCTTGATAAAGAAGTAGAAGAAATTTTACATAAAGCGTTGAAAGATTTTAAAGCGACTTTTGCCGCTAACTAG
- the atpC gene encoding ATP synthase F1 subunit epsilon, translating to MDKLHLEIVTPQGQIFNDDVSSVVLPGSEGEFGVLPNHASLISLLKAGIIDIEDKHKKHDVVAINWGYAKIDEGKVVILADGAVYVSGNSESELANSLEAARNLIESMSSDTNAFAATISKMENVVRAR from the coding sequence ATGGATAAATTACATTTAGAGATCGTAACTCCTCAAGGTCAGATATTTAATGATGACGTGAGTAGTGTAGTGCTTCCAGGTAGCGAGGGTGAGTTTGGTGTTTTGCCAAACCACGCCTCATTAATATCTCTTTTAAAAGCAGGTATTATAGATATAGAAGATAAGCATAAAAAGCATGATGTAGTTGCTATTAACTGGGGCTATGCAAAGATCGACGAAGGCAAGGTAGTTATACTAGCTGACGGTGCGGTCTATGTCTCTGGCAATAGCGAAAGTGAGCTTGCAAATTCATTAGAAGCTGCTAGAAATTTGATAGAGAGTATGAGCAGTGATACAAATGCTTTTGCAGCAACTATATCAAAAATGGAAAATGTAGTGAGAGCAAGATAA
- a CDS encoding biotin--[acetyl-CoA-carboxylase] ligase: MKVEFFQSLPSTQEFLIEALKNGEIKPPHMIVAYNQTKGVGSRGNSWEGLGGNLFMSFCVSEDELPSDIPPPSISIYFSMLMREVLSELGSRCWLKWPNDFYVDERKIGGTLTNKVDEIYICGMGINLASAPENAGILDIKTSVDELVWGFVSMLDKKILWKPIFSKFRIDFCKSKSFITHIANRAVSLQDAEICDDGAILLNGEKVYSLR, from the coding sequence TTGAAAGTAGAGTTTTTTCAAAGTCTGCCTTCGACGCAGGAATTTTTGATAGAAGCCCTAAAAAACGGCGAGATAAAGCCACCACACATGATCGTAGCGTACAATCAAACAAAAGGGGTCGGCAGCCGCGGCAACAGCTGGGAGGGGCTTGGCGGAAATTTGTTTATGTCATTTTGCGTAAGCGAAGATGAGCTGCCAAGCGACATACCTCCGCCCTCGATCTCGATATATTTTTCTATGTTGATGCGTGAAGTCTTGAGCGAACTTGGCTCAAGGTGCTGGCTAAAATGGCCAAATGATTTTTACGTGGACGAGCGCAAAATAGGCGGCACTTTGACAAATAAAGTGGATGAAATTTATATTTGCGGCATGGGAATAAATTTAGCTAGCGCACCCGAAAACGCGGGCATTTTGGACATCAAAACTAGCGTAGATGAGCTAGTTTGGGGCTTTGTTAGCATGCTTGATAAAAAGATTTTATGGAAGCCAATTTTTAGCAAATTTAGGATAGACTTTTGCAAGTCAAAAAGTTTTATTACGCATATTGCAAATAGAGCTGTTTCGCTTCAGGATGCTGAAATTTGCGATGATGGAGCGATATTATTAAACGGGGAAAAGGTATATTCTTTAAGATGA
- the atpD gene encoding F0F1 ATP synthase subunit beta, with the protein MKGVISQVMGPVVDVDFNDYLPKINEAIEVFFEVEGKKHKLILEVAAHLGDNRVRTIAMDMSEGLTRGLEAKALGAPISVPVGEKVLGRIFNVVGDLIDEGEGINFDKHWSIHRDPPPFEEQSTKSEIFETGIKVVDLLAPYAKGGKVGLFGGAGVGKTVIIMELIHNVAFKHSGYSVFAGVGERTREGNDLYHEMKESNVLDKVALCYGQMNEPPGARNRIALTGLTMAEYFRDEMGLDVLMFIDNIFRFSQSGAEMSALLGRIPSAVGYQPTLASEMGKFQERITSTKKGSITSVQAVYVPADDLTDPAPATVFAHLDATTVLNRSIAEKGIYPAVDPLDSTSRMLDPQILGADHYKVARGVQAVLQKYKDLQDIIAILGMDELSEEDKLTVDRARKIERFLSQPFFVAEVFTGSPGKYVSLDENIAGFKGILEGKYDHLPEAAFYMVGNIDEALAKAEKLKA; encoded by the coding sequence ATGAAGGGTGTTATTAGTCAAGTTATGGGCCCTGTGGTCGATGTTGACTTTAATGACTACTTGCCGAAGATCAATGAAGCTATCGAAGTTTTCTTTGAGGTTGAGGGCAAGAAACATAAACTAATATTAGAAGTTGCTGCTCACCTAGGTGATAATAGAGTTAGAACGATCGCTATGGATATGAGTGAGGGTCTGACTCGTGGTTTAGAGGCTAAAGCGCTTGGTGCACCTATAAGTGTGCCAGTTGGCGAAAAGGTTTTGGGTAGAATTTTTAACGTAGTTGGCGATTTGATCGACGAGGGCGAGGGTATAAATTTTGATAAGCACTGGTCTATCCACCGCGATCCTCCTCCATTTGAAGAGCAAAGTACAAAGAGCGAAATTTTCGAAACTGGTATCAAGGTAGTTGATCTTCTAGCTCCTTATGCAAAGGGTGGTAAAGTTGGTCTATTTGGTGGTGCCGGTGTTGGTAAAACAGTTATTATTATGGAGCTTATCCACAACGTTGCGTTTAAGCATAGCGGTTACTCTGTATTTGCAGGCGTTGGCGAGAGAACTCGTGAAGGAAACGACCTTTATCACGAAATGAAAGAAAGTAACGTTTTGGATAAAGTTGCCTTGTGCTATGGCCAAATGAACGAGCCACCAGGAGCAAGAAACCGTATCGCACTAACTGGACTTACAATGGCTGAGTACTTCCGTGATGAGATGGGACTTGATGTTTTGATGTTTATCGATAACATATTCCGTTTCTCTCAATCAGGCGCAGAGATGTCAGCTCTACTTGGACGTATCCCATCAGCTGTTGGTTATCAGCCAACTCTTGCAAGTGAGATGGGTAAATTCCAAGAGAGGATCACATCAACTAAAAAAGGTTCGATTACCTCTGTTCAAGCTGTTTATGTTCCAGCGGACGACCTTACAGACCCGGCTCCTGCAACTGTTTTTGCTCACCTTGATGCTACGACAGTTCTTAACAGATCGATTGCAGAAAAAGGTATCTATCCAGCTGTTGATCCACTTGATTCAACATCAAGAATGCTCGATCCTCAAATTTTAGGAGCAGATCACTATAAGGTAGCTCGCGGCGTTCAAGCTGTGCTTCAAAAATATAAAGACCTTCAAGATATCATCGCTATCCTTGGTATGGACGAGCTTAGCGAAGAAGATAAGCTAACAGTTGATAGAGCAAGAAAGATAGAAAGATTCTTGTCTCAACCATTCTTCGTTGCTGAAGTATTTACAGGTAGCCCTGGCAAATATGTAAGTCTTGACGAAAATATCGCTGGCTTTAAGGGAATTTTAGAAGGTAAATATGATCATCTACCAGAAGCAGCATTTTATATGGTTGGAAATATAGATGAGGCTTTAGCTAAAGCTGAAAAACTTAAGGCTTAA